The following DNA comes from Rhodanobacter sp. AS-Z3.
TCGTCACCGGACGAACCCGACGGAAAGTACAGCGACACCACGCTGAGGTTGCCAAAGCGCGCCTCGATGTAACGACCTTCATTGTCGAATTCGTCCCAACCCAACTCGGTCAGCACCTGATCCGGCTCACGCTTGGCGTAGATCGCCACGCCGCTGTAACCCTTCTTGCTGGTGGCGTCGCGGTAGAAGCAGTGATGCCCGTCGGGACGAAACATGGGGTCCCCAAGCTGGGTTTCCTGCGCCTTGGTTTCCTGCAGGCAAACCACGTCTGCATCCTGTGTCCGCAGCCAGTCGAACACGCCCTTGGTGGCGGCCGAGCGGATGCCGTTGGCGTTGAGGCTGATGATGCGCATGCTGGCTCCCGAAGCGAATGGCGCATCATAACAACCCCTACCGTGCCAGCCCCGAATGCGGCAGCGCGCGCTGCCCGGTCGACGCCGGGTTGTACCATGTCGCCCGCTGCACCTGCGTGCAGCACGTTGCCTTGAACCTGCCCCGCACGAGATGACCATGCACGCTTACCAACGCGACTTCATCGAACTCACCTTGCAACGTGAAGTGCTTCGCTTCGGCGAGTTCACCCTGAAGTCGGGGCGACTGAGCCCGTACTTCTTCAACATGGGCCGCATCGACTCGGGGGCCGCACTGGCCCAGCTCGGCCGCGCCTACGCGGCCGCCCTGGTCAACGCCGGTCTTGAAATAGACATGCTGTTCGGCCCGGCCTACAAGGGCATCGCACTGGCCGCCGCCACCGCGATCGCGCTGGCCGAGCAGCATCAGCGCGACCTGCCCTGGGCTTATAACCGCAAGGAGGCCAAGGAGCATGGCGAGGGCGGGGTGCTGGTCGGTGCACCGCTCAAGGGGCGCGTGCTGATTGTCGACGACGTGATGACCGCAGGCACCGCGGTACGCGAATCACTGGCCCTCATCCACGCGCACGGCGCCACGCCTGCCGGCGTGCTGATCGCACTGGATCGTCAGGAGCGCGGGCAGGGCGAACGCTCGGCCGCCCAGGAAGTGGCCGCCGACCATGGCATCCCGGTTATTGCGATCACCGGCCTCGATGACGTGCTGGCCTACGCCGGTGAGCAACCGCAACTGGCAGCTGAACACGCACGACTGCTGGCCTACCGGCAGCGCTACGGGGTTCAGCCATGAGTTCGCCCGGCCTCGATAGACTGTGCTGGCATCAACCACTGCAGCCTCTGCACCCCGCCGGGGCGATCGGCTAGCCAGTGCCGTCGGCACCGCTATACTGGCTGGAACGAGGAAAACTCATGCGTAAACCATTGCTCATCATTGCTGCCGTCGCGCTGACTGCGAGCCTTTCGGCATACGCGCAGAACACCAGCAGTTTCCGCTACAAATGGTACGACGGTCAGGGGCTCGCTCATTTCAGCGACAGCCTCAGCGCGGATGCGATGAAGTACGGCTACGAACTGGTCAACGACCGCGGGCTGGTGGTGCAGCGTGTCTCGCGCCAACTGAGCGCGGAGGAACGTGTCGCCGCGAACAAACTTGCGGCCGCGCAGGAGGCGAAGGATCGAGCAGCGCAGGAACGCGCCAACGCCGATGCCCAGATGCTGGCAGCGTATCCCGATGATGCGTCATACCAGATCTCGCTGCAGCAGGCACTGGACAGCTACGACCAGCAGATCCACACCACGCAAATCAATTTACGCACCCAGGAAAAGGCGCTGACCGACTTGCTTGGTCGCGCCGCTGATATCGAGAACAACAAAGAGTCGGTACCGAAATTGCTGGTCGACAACATCGCCAGCCAACGCAATGTGGTCGCCGCACTGCGCAACACCTTGCACCGGCAGCAGGACGCGCGTGGGCAGTCGGTGCAGGAGCAGATTCAGCTGATGGCACACTACCGCGAGGTCAAGGCGGCCCGGGAAAAGCAGCAATCCGCCGAGCAGTAACGCTGACCGTCACGGCCTGCGCGTCCGTGGCCCGAGATGAACCTCGAGGGCGCATCCCGCGCCCCCGGTGCAAAGGCCGTCGCGATCAGAACGGCAGCTTGATGCTGGCGTCCACCGCCAGCAGTTGTTTGCGAAATACCCCCTGAATACGAGCAAGCGCCTCGGCGTTGTCCGCCTCGAAGCGCAGCACCAGCACCGGCGTGGTATTGGACGCGCGGACCAGGCCCCAACCGTCAGGCCAGTCTGCCCGCAGACCATCGATGGTGATCAGCGAGGCGTCTTCAAAGACCGCCCGTTGGCGCAACTTGTCCATGAACTGATAGTGCTCACCCTCGGCCAGCTCGATCTTCAGTTCGGGTGTCGACACGCTCTTGGGCAAGGTCGCGAAAATTTCTTCCGGCTCCCGCCCATGCTGGTCGCCCGCGAGAATTTCCAGCAGCCGTGCGGCCGCGTAGATACCGTCGTCGAAACCGTACCAACGC
Coding sequences within:
- the pyrE gene encoding orotate phosphoribosyltransferase; this encodes MHAYQRDFIELTLQREVLRFGEFTLKSGRLSPYFFNMGRIDSGAALAQLGRAYAAALVNAGLEIDMLFGPAYKGIALAAATAIALAEQHQRDLPWAYNRKEAKEHGEGGVLVGAPLKGRVLIVDDVMTAGTAVRESLALIHAHGATPAGVLIALDRQERGQGERSAAQEVAADHGIPVIAITGLDDVLAYAGEQPQLAAEHARLLAYRQRYGVQP
- a CDS encoding DUF4124 domain-containing protein; the protein is MRKPLLIIAAVALTASLSAYAQNTSSFRYKWYDGQGLAHFSDSLSADAMKYGYELVNDRGLVVQRVSRQLSAEERVAANKLAAAQEAKDRAAQERANADAQMLAAYPDDASYQISLQQALDSYDQQIHTTQINLRTQEKALTDLLGRAADIENNKESVPKLLVDNIASQRNVVAALRNTLHRQQDARGQSVQEQIQLMAHYREVKAAREKQQSAEQ